One part of the Streptomyces ferrugineus genome encodes these proteins:
- a CDS encoding transcriptional regulator yields MDDLGDRPGRDRKTIRAYLNGEITPGQRRQPPDAFAPFVEYCRQRLADDPHLWATTLFDEVRELGYEGAYSTFTRAMRRYEVRPHCDPCHGAKGRDTAVIAHPPGEEIQFDWLELPTPPGEWGVGEHAHLLVGALSHSGRWRAQLAECEDFPHLVQALVAVLRKLGGTARRWRFDRMSTVCYASSGQLTAAFAGVAKYYGVGVDICPPRRGNRKGVVEKMDHAAAQR; encoded by the coding sequence GTGGACGATCTCGGCGATCGGCCGGGCCGTGACCGCAAGACAATTCGCGCTTATCTGAACGGGGAGATCACTCCTGGGCAGCGGCGGCAGCCGCCGGATGCGTTCGCGCCGTTTGTGGAGTACTGCCGGCAGCGGCTGGCCGATGATCCGCATCTGTGGGCGACGACGCTGTTCGACGAGGTGCGGGAACTCGGCTATGAGGGTGCGTACTCGACGTTCACCCGGGCTATGCGCCGATATGAAGTGCGCCCACATTGCGACCCGTGCCACGGGGCGAAGGGCCGCGACACGGCCGTGATCGCCCACCCGCCGGGCGAGGAGATCCAGTTCGACTGGCTGGAACTGCCAACTCCACCGGGTGAGTGGGGTGTTGGAGAGCACGCGCATTTGCTGGTCGGGGCCCTGTCGCATTCGGGACGTTGGCGGGCTCAGCTGGCCGAGTGCGAGGACTTCCCGCACTTGGTCCAGGCCCTGGTTGCCGTGCTGCGCAAGCTGGGCGGGACAGCCCGGCGGTGGCGGTTCGACCGCATGTCGACGGTCTGTTACGCCTCCAGCGGGCAGCTCACCGCGGCATTCGCCGGTGTCGCGAAGTACTACGGCGTCGGCGTCGACATCTGCCCGCCACGACGCGGCAACCGCAAGGGGGTTGTGGAAAAGATGGACCATGCTGCCGCCCAGCGGTGA
- a CDS encoding Mu transposase domain-containing protein has protein sequence MDERRRTAGGGRTTVGELAAAEPLLEVPALPFPAELAVERTVTAQGLVQFEGNFYSVPPGLPGARLLVVHRLGEDVVSIATAGRAVIARHRRAPRGAGQTVRDAGHVIALERRVLESFSDRAPCKNKVRRPPSEAALVL, from the coding sequence ATGGACGAGCGCCGCCGCACCGCCGGCGGAGGCCGGACGACGGTGGGTGAACTGGCCGCGGCGGAGCCGCTGCTGGAGGTTCCGGCCCTGCCGTTCCCGGCCGAGCTGGCGGTCGAGCGGACCGTGACTGCGCAGGGCCTGGTGCAGTTCGAGGGCAACTTCTACTCCGTCCCGCCCGGCCTGCCCGGGGCAAGGCTCCTTGTCGTCCACCGCTTGGGCGAAGACGTGGTCAGCATCGCCACCGCTGGCAGGGCGGTAATCGCCCGTCACCGGCGGGCGCCGCGCGGGGCCGGGCAGACCGTCCGCGACGCCGGGCATGTGATCGCGCTGGAGCGCAGGGTGCTGGAGTCCTTCTCGGATCGGGCGCCCTGCAAGAACAAGGTCCGGCGCCCGCCGTCGGAGGCCGCGCTAGTGCTGTGA
- a CDS encoding IS256 family transposase — protein sequence MTAPDSLPLHALAEDNLAAASPDLLRAMIKTFADALMSAEADALCNAEYGQVSDERVNHRNGYRSREWDTRAGTVELAIPKLRSGSYFPHWLLERRRRAEQALISVVATAYLLGVSTRRVEKLAESLGVTQLSKSQVSAMARHLDEQVAAFRNRTLDQGPYAFVWVDALTQKVREGGRIISVHALIAVGVNADGHREILGIDVATAEDGAGWLAFLRSLIARGLSGVQLVISDAHAGLVDAIGAVLPGSSWQRCRTHYARNLLSQVPKSAQPWVATLLRTVFEQPDTDAVKAQMQHVLDALEAKFPKTAAHLDTAQHDLLAFTAFPREIWRQIWSNNPQERLNKEIRRRTDVVGIFPDRSAVIRLVGAVLAEQNDEWTEARRYMGLDLLAKARLHPIESETDETVLPTELTA from the coding sequence ATGACCGCACCTGACAGTCTGCCCCTGCACGCCCTTGCCGAGGACAACCTCGCCGCGGCGAGTCCCGATCTGCTGCGCGCGATGATCAAGACATTCGCCGACGCGCTCATGTCCGCGGAGGCAGACGCGCTCTGCAATGCCGAATACGGGCAGGTCAGCGACGAGAGAGTCAATCACCGCAACGGATATCGCTCGCGTGAGTGGGACACGAGGGCCGGCACCGTGGAACTCGCCATCCCCAAGCTCAGGAGCGGGAGTTACTTCCCGCACTGGCTTCTCGAACGACGTCGCCGGGCCGAACAGGCCCTCATCTCGGTGGTCGCCACCGCCTACCTGCTGGGGGTGTCCACCCGCCGTGTCGAGAAGCTCGCCGAGTCGCTCGGCGTCACCCAGCTGTCCAAGTCGCAGGTCTCAGCGATGGCCCGGCACCTCGACGAGCAGGTCGCCGCCTTCCGCAACCGGACCCTGGACCAGGGCCCTTACGCGTTCGTCTGGGTCGATGCGCTGACCCAGAAGGTCCGCGAGGGCGGCCGGATCATCAGCGTCCACGCCCTGATCGCTGTCGGCGTCAACGCGGACGGTCACCGCGAGATCCTCGGCATCGATGTCGCCACCGCCGAGGACGGCGCCGGCTGGCTGGCCTTCCTGCGCTCGCTGATCGCTCGCGGCCTGTCCGGCGTCCAGCTGGTCATCTCCGACGCCCACGCCGGCCTGGTCGACGCCATCGGCGCGGTCCTGCCCGGCTCATCGTGGCAGCGATGCCGCACGCATTACGCCCGCAACCTGCTCAGCCAGGTCCCGAAATCGGCCCAGCCCTGGGTGGCCACGCTGCTGCGGACCGTCTTCGAACAACCCGACACCGACGCCGTGAAGGCCCAGATGCAGCACGTCCTGGATGCGCTGGAGGCCAAGTTCCCCAAGACCGCAGCCCACTTGGACACCGCCCAGCACGACCTGCTGGCCTTCACCGCGTTCCCGCGGGAGATCTGGCGGCAGATCTGGTCGAACAACCCGCAGGAACGGCTGAACAAGGAGATCCGCCGCCGCACCGACGTGGTCGGCATCTTCCCTGACCGCAGCGCCGTCATCCGCCTGGTCGGCGCCGTGCTGGCCGAGCAGAACGACGAGTGGACCGAAGCCCGCCGCTACATGGGACTTGACCTGCTGGCCAAGGCCCGCCTCCACCCGATCGAGTCAGAAACCGACGAGACCGTCCTCCCGACCGAACTCACCGCATAG
- a CDS encoding maleylpyruvate isomerase N-terminal domain-containing protein, whose translation MDHQDVQAAVAEMLEVLGPRTGEDWTVPAGPLEWSCQQTAAHIGHDLLAYAGQLAASPADAYLPFDLRVRPTASPAEVLQVAAACGGLLGSALATADRSLRAWHWGPCDPTGFAAMGVAEILLHTNDITRGLGVDWLPPAPLCAAVLDRLFPDAPPGEPVRVLLWCTGRGDLDGLPRRTSWVWKAALLD comes from the coding sequence ATGGACCACCAAGACGTTCAGGCCGCCGTGGCGGAGATGCTGGAGGTACTGGGGCCTCGCACGGGCGAGGACTGGACGGTTCCGGCCGGCCCGCTGGAGTGGAGCTGCCAGCAGACGGCCGCACACATCGGCCACGACCTGCTGGCCTACGCGGGCCAGCTCGCCGCGAGCCCGGCCGACGCCTACCTCCCCTTCGACCTGCGCGTGCGACCCACCGCCTCGCCTGCCGAGGTGCTGCAGGTGGCCGCCGCCTGCGGCGGGCTACTCGGCAGCGCGCTGGCCACCGCCGACCGGTCCCTGCGTGCCTGGCACTGGGGCCCGTGCGACCCTACAGGGTTCGCGGCGATGGGCGTCGCCGAGATCCTGCTGCACACCAACGACATCACCCGCGGATTGGGCGTGGACTGGCTGCCGCCGGCACCGCTATGCGCGGCCGTGCTCGACCGACTGTTCCCCGACGCCCCGCCCGGCGAGCCCGTCCGAGTGCTGCTGTGGTGCACCGGACGCGGGGACCTGGACGGTCTGCCCCGCCGGACGTCGTGGGTGTGGAAGGCGGCACTGCTCGACTGA